A stretch of the Dechloromonas sp. TW-R-39-2 genome encodes the following:
- a CDS encoding cupin domain-containing protein, translating to MDKHLSRYDDAQPFITKDGSEIRELMHPNHHGNQAQSLAEATVYSGQRTLLHRHRNTEELYHVTAGQGTMILGDQRFAISVGDTILIPPGTPHALHNTWPVPLRILCCCSPAYDAADTEILDDRQT from the coding sequence ATGGACAAGCACCTCAGCCGTTACGATGACGCCCAACCCTTTATCACCAAGGATGGTTCGGAAATACGCGAATTGATGCACCCGAATCACCACGGCAATCAAGCGCAAAGCCTGGCCGAGGCCACGGTGTACAGCGGTCAGCGCACCCTGCTCCACCGCCACCGCAACACGGAAGAGCTTTACCACGTCACCGCCGGCCAAGGCACGATGATTCTGGGCGACCAGCGCTTCGCAATCAGTGTTGGCGACACCATCCTGATCCCCCCCGGCACACCACACGCCCTGCACAACACCTGGCCGGTGCCGCTACGCATCCTGTGCTGCTGCTCTCCGGCATACGATGCCGCCGATACGGAAATACTCGACGACCGACAAACCTGA
- a CDS encoding YaiI/YqxD family protein, which yields MQIWVDADACPSVIKEIIFRAAERLKIETILVANQMLRTPPSRYIRAIQVPSGFDVADRHIVEQLTPGDLVITADIPLASGVIERGGHALNPRGELYTEANIRERLTMRNFMEELRSAGIETGGPAAFSQADRQAFGNTLDRFLAKHMAA from the coding sequence ATGCAAATCTGGGTCGATGCCGACGCCTGCCCGAGCGTCATCAAGGAAATCATTTTTCGTGCGGCCGAGCGGCTCAAGATCGAGACCATCCTGGTCGCCAACCAGATGCTGCGCACGCCGCCATCACGGTACATCCGGGCAATCCAGGTGCCGTCCGGCTTCGATGTCGCCGACCGGCACATCGTCGAACAACTGACCCCGGGCGATCTCGTCATCACGGCCGACATTCCGCTGGCCTCCGGGGTCATTGAACGCGGCGGCCACGCCTTGAATCCGCGCGGCGAGCTGTACACCGAAGCCAATATCCGCGAGCGGCTGACAATGCGCAATTTCATGGAAGAACTGCGCAGCGCCGGCATTGAAACCGGGGGGCCGGCAGCCTTCAGCCAGGCGGATCGGCAAGCCTTCGGCAACACCCTGGACCGCTTTCTGGCCAAACACATGGCGGCCTGA
- the acnB gene encoding bifunctional aconitate hydratase 2/2-methylisocitrate dehydratase, with amino-acid sequence MLEAYRAHVAERAALGIPPLPLSKQQTTELVGLLKNPPKGEEAALVELITYRVPAGVDDAAKVKAEFLAKVAKGEEACALISKEKATELLGTMLGGYNVKPLIDLLGCGTCGAVAAEGLKKTLLVFDFFHDVAELAKAGNANAKNVMQSWADGEWFTSRPAVPASQKLTVFKVTGETNTDDLSPAPDAWSRPDIPLHALAMLKNPRPGIEADEPGSRGPIKQLEKLAAKGNLIAYVGDVVGTGSSRKSATNSVLWFTGEDIPFVPNKRFGGVCLGSKIAPIFFNTMEDAGALPIEIAADQMDMGDEIELTVDQATGKVVATKNGATIAESQLKTLVILDEVRAGGRIPLIIGRGLTTKAREFLKLPQSTLFRLPQNPADDGKGYSLAQKMVGKACGVTGILPGTYCEPKMTTVGSQDTTGPMTRDELKDLACLGFSADMVMQSFCHTAAYPKLVDVRMHRELPSFISTRGGVALRPGDGVIHSWLNRLLLPDTVGTGGDSHTRFPIGISFPAGSGLVAFAAATGVMPLDMPESVLVRFKGEMQPGITLRDLVNAIPLYAIKAGLLTVEKKGKKNVFSGRILEIEGLPNLKVEQAFELSDAAAERSAAACAVALNKEPMVEYMRSNITLMKWMIAEGYSDARTLKRRINAMEDWIANGTLLKADANAQYAAVIEIDLAEVTEPILACPNDPDDVKVLSEVAGAKIDEVFIGSCMTNIGHFRAAGKVLEGKSDIPTRLWIAPPTKMDALILTEEGYYGVLGKSGARMEMPGCSLCMGNQAQIRKGSTAISTSTRNFPNRLGIDTQVYLGSAELAAMCALAGRIVTVAEYMEQIKLVNAKAAEVYRYMNFDQIPEFVEVAATVEM; translated from the coding sequence GTGCTTGAAGCCTATCGCGCCCACGTAGCAGAGCGTGCAGCCCTCGGTATCCCGCCGCTGCCCCTGTCCAAGCAACAGACCACCGAACTGGTCGGCCTGCTGAAGAATCCGCCGAAGGGCGAAGAAGCTGCCCTGGTCGAGCTGATCACCTACCGCGTACCGGCAGGTGTCGATGATGCCGCCAAGGTCAAGGCCGAGTTCCTGGCCAAGGTTGCCAAGGGCGAAGAAGCCTGCGCCCTGATTTCCAAGGAAAAAGCCACCGAACTGCTCGGCACCATGCTCGGCGGTTACAACGTCAAGCCGCTGATCGACCTGCTCGGCTGCGGCACCTGCGGTGCGGTTGCTGCTGAAGGTCTGAAGAAGACCCTGCTGGTGTTCGACTTCTTCCACGATGTCGCTGAACTGGCCAAGGCCGGCAACGCCAACGCCAAGAACGTCATGCAATCCTGGGCCGATGGCGAGTGGTTCACCTCACGCCCGGCTGTCCCGGCTTCGCAGAAGCTGACCGTTTTCAAGGTCACTGGCGAAACCAACACCGACGACCTGTCGCCGGCTCCGGATGCCTGGTCGCGTCCTGACATCCCGCTGCACGCGCTGGCCATGCTGAAGAACCCGCGTCCGGGTATCGAAGCCGACGAGCCGGGTTCGCGCGGCCCGATCAAGCAACTGGAAAAGCTGGCTGCCAAGGGCAACCTGATCGCCTACGTCGGTGACGTGGTCGGTACCGGTTCTTCCCGCAAATCCGCCACCAACTCCGTGTTGTGGTTCACCGGTGAAGACATCCCGTTCGTCCCGAACAAGCGTTTCGGCGGCGTCTGCCTCGGCTCCAAGATCGCTCCGATCTTCTTCAACACGATGGAAGATGCCGGCGCGCTGCCGATCGAAATCGCTGCTGACCAGATGGACATGGGCGACGAGATCGAACTGACCGTCGACCAGGCCACCGGCAAGGTTGTTGCCACCAAGAACGGTGCCACCATCGCCGAATCCCAGCTCAAGACCCTCGTCATCCTCGACGAAGTCCGTGCTGGCGGTCGTATCCCCCTGATCATCGGTCGCGGCCTGACCACCAAGGCCCGCGAATTCCTCAAGCTGCCGCAATCCACCCTGTTCCGCCTGCCGCAGAACCCGGCCGACGACGGCAAGGGTTACTCGCTGGCGCAGAAGATGGTCGGCAAGGCCTGCGGCGTGACCGGCATCCTGCCGGGCACCTACTGCGAGCCGAAGATGACCACCGTCGGTTCCCAGGACACCACTGGTCCGATGACCCGCGATGAACTGAAGGACCTGGCCTGCCTCGGCTTCTCCGCCGACATGGTCATGCAGTCCTTCTGCCACACCGCCGCTTATCCGAAGCTGGTCGACGTGCGCATGCACCGCGAACTGCCGTCCTTCATCAGCACCCGTGGCGGCGTTGCGCTGCGTCCGGGCGACGGCGTCATCCACTCCTGGCTGAACCGCCTGCTGCTGCCGGATACCGTCGGCACCGGCGGTGACTCGCACACTCGTTTCCCGATCGGCATCTCCTTCCCGGCCGGTTCCGGTCTGGTCGCTTTTGCCGCTGCCACCGGCGTCATGCCGCTCGACATGCCGGAATCCGTGCTGGTCCGCTTCAAGGGCGAAATGCAACCGGGCATCACCCTGCGTGATCTGGTCAATGCCATTCCGCTGTACGCCATCAAGGCCGGTCTGCTGACCGTCGAGAAGAAGGGCAAGAAGAACGTCTTCTCCGGCCGCATCCTCGAAATCGAAGGCCTGCCGAACCTCAAGGTTGAGCAAGCATTCGAGCTGTCCGATGCTGCCGCCGAGCGTTCCGCTGCCGCCTGTGCCGTCGCCCTGAACAAGGAACCGATGGTCGAGTACATGCGTTCGAACATCACCCTGATGAAGTGGATGATCGCCGAAGGCTACTCGGATGCCCGCACCCTGAAGCGTCGTATCAACGCCATGGAAGACTGGATCGCCAACGGCACGCTGCTCAAGGCCGATGCCAACGCCCAGTACGCTGCGGTCATTGAAATCGACCTGGCCGAAGTTACCGAGCCGATCCTGGCCTGCCCGAACGATCCGGACGACGTCAAGGTCCTCTCCGAAGTCGCCGGCGCCAAGATCGACGAAGTCTTCATCGGTTCCTGCATGACCAACATCGGCCACTTCCGTGCCGCCGGCAAGGTCCTCGAAGGCAAGTCCGACATCCCGACCCGTCTGTGGATCGCTCCGCCGACCAAGATGGACGCGCTGATCCTGACCGAAGAAGGCTACTACGGCGTCCTCGGCAAGTCCGGTGCGCGCATGGAAATGCCGGGCTGCTCGCTGTGTATGGGTAACCAAGCACAGATCCGCAAGGGTTCCACCGCGATCTCCACCTCGACCCGCAACTTCCCGAACCGCCTCGGTATCGACACCCAGGTTTATCTGGGTTCTGCCGAACTGGCCGCCATGTGCGCGCTGGCAGGTCGGATCGTGACCGTGGCGGAATATATGGAGCAGATCAAGCTGGTGAATGCCAAGGCAGCTGAAGTCTATCGCTACATGAACTTCGACCAGATTCCGGAGTTCGTTGAAGTCGCTGCGACCGTCGAGATGTAA
- a CDS encoding GGDEF domain-containing protein, whose amino-acid sequence MSVDFRPIATSLMRAIWRWATLCACLIGSIQAVFSYFHVQNEFEMQVRDVGRSNIPLLSISIWDIEPDIVQRQLDAIAEKPQIGFVSLTVSTGQVFTAGESPPTDKRTAVRFDIPPPGRPAGHLGRLDIYENPQAFYREMLYNVAVALLGYGILTFLICTLVVYFLKRELADPLRHIARFVATLTPDRLTTPLKLERPDGHIRDEIDLVVDGFKVLQDGVNGYIANLDELVAQRTQELETAMLSIQHLSSVDSLTGCFNRRLFNERIVQELERAERYERPLSVAFCDIDHFKQVNDLHGHWAGDQVLKAVAGIFQRLLRSDVDWVARYGGEEFVIVLAETGLNEAVSTAERLRLAIEREVVFCNDKALNITASFGVAQYSEGDSVQVLLQKADSLLYVAKQAGRNRTLPSP is encoded by the coding sequence GTGAGCGTCGATTTTCGTCCGATTGCCACTTCATTGATGCGCGCCATCTGGCGCTGGGCGACGCTTTGTGCCTGTCTGATCGGCAGCATTCAGGCAGTTTTTTCCTATTTTCACGTTCAGAACGAATTTGAAATGCAGGTCAGGGATGTCGGGCGCTCCAATATCCCGCTCCTGTCGATCAGCATTTGGGATATTGAACCCGACATCGTTCAGCGGCAGCTTGATGCCATCGCAGAAAAACCCCAGATCGGTTTTGTTTCCCTGACCGTCTCAACCGGCCAGGTATTCACGGCCGGAGAGTCGCCGCCGACCGACAAGCGGACTGCCGTACGTTTCGATATTCCTCCGCCTGGGCGCCCAGCCGGGCATCTCGGCAGGCTGGATATCTACGAAAATCCACAGGCTTTCTATCGTGAAATGCTCTACAACGTTGCCGTCGCGCTCCTCGGCTACGGCATCCTGACTTTTCTGATCTGCACCCTGGTGGTCTATTTTCTCAAGCGCGAACTGGCTGATCCCTTGCGTCACATCGCGCGTTTCGTCGCTACGCTGACGCCGGACAGATTGACGACGCCACTCAAGCTTGAACGTCCCGATGGCCATATCAGGGATGAAATCGATCTGGTGGTCGATGGTTTCAAGGTGCTTCAGGATGGCGTGAATGGCTATATCGCCAATCTCGATGAGTTGGTTGCCCAGCGTACGCAGGAACTCGAAACGGCGATGCTGTCGATCCAGCATCTGTCGAGCGTCGATTCGCTGACCGGCTGCTTCAATCGCCGGCTGTTCAATGAACGCATCGTGCAGGAACTGGAGCGGGCCGAGCGTTACGAGCGTCCGCTATCGGTGGCTTTTTGCGACATCGACCATTTCAAGCAGGTCAATGACCTGCACGGCCATTGGGCCGGTGATCAGGTCCTGAAAGCCGTGGCCGGTATTTTCCAGCGCTTGTTGCGCAGCGATGTCGATTGGGTGGCTCGCTACGGAGGCGAGGAATTTGTCATCGTTTTGGCCGAAACCGGGCTTAACGAAGCTGTTTCAACGGCAGAACGCCTGCGTCTGGCCATTGAGCGGGAAGTGGTTTTCTGCAATGACAAGGCACTGAATATCACTGCCAGCTTCGGGGTCGCCCAATATAGCGAGGGAGATTCGGTTCAGGTGCTGCTGCAAAAGGCGGATAGCCTGCTTTATGTGGCCAAGCAGGCCGGACGCAACCGGACCTTGCCGTCCCCCTAG
- the rlmF gene encoding 23S rRNA (adenine(1618)-N(6))-methyltransferase RlmF, with amino-acid sequence MSAKTPPAAPPGKPAKPSRPKVSKPVVAKAELHPRNKNLNGYDFPAMLEVAPALKRFIKTTPAGTLSIDFANPAAVKALNRALLALHYKTCGWEIPAGYLCPPIPGRADYIHHAADLLASCNKKAIPTGAGVRILDIGVGANCVYPLVGHAEYGWSFLGADIDEAALANAQMILGKNPGLTAAVELRHQTVWDNIFVGLLRSGETFDLSMCNPPFHNSPDEVLAVSQRKWNNLGKPGAQKGASQPRLNFGGGGTELWCNGGERAFVKLMIEQSATIPKRVMWFTSLVSKAENLEHIELALKKAHVVDSRIIPMGQGQKQSRMVAWTFTGNGDREKWRKARWSTAASSFAGTPEAQGEVAPESAAD; translated from the coding sequence ATGTCCGCAAAAACCCCGCCGGCCGCCCCTCCGGGCAAGCCCGCCAAGCCTTCCAGACCGAAGGTCAGCAAGCCCGTCGTCGCCAAGGCCGAATTGCACCCGCGCAACAAGAATCTCAATGGCTACGATTTCCCGGCAATGCTGGAAGTCGCTCCAGCGCTGAAGCGATTCATCAAAACGACCCCAGCTGGCACGCTGAGCATCGATTTCGCCAATCCCGCAGCCGTCAAGGCATTGAACCGCGCCCTGCTGGCGCTGCACTACAAAACCTGCGGCTGGGAAATTCCGGCTGGCTACCTTTGTCCGCCGATTCCCGGCCGGGCCGACTACATCCACCACGCTGCCGACCTGCTGGCCAGTTGCAACAAAAAAGCCATTCCGACCGGTGCCGGCGTTCGCATTCTCGATATCGGTGTCGGTGCCAATTGCGTTTACCCCCTGGTCGGGCATGCGGAATATGGCTGGAGCTTCCTCGGTGCCGATATCGACGAAGCGGCACTGGCCAATGCCCAGATGATTCTGGGCAAAAATCCCGGGTTGACCGCAGCAGTCGAACTGCGCCACCAGACCGTCTGGGACAATATCTTCGTCGGCCTGCTGCGCTCGGGCGAAACCTTTGACCTGTCGATGTGCAATCCGCCTTTCCACAATTCGCCCGACGAAGTATTGGCCGTCAGCCAGCGCAAGTGGAACAATCTGGGCAAACCCGGCGCCCAGAAAGGGGCCAGCCAGCCGCGCCTCAACTTTGGCGGCGGCGGGACGGAACTGTGGTGCAACGGCGGCGAACGCGCCTTCGTCAAGCTGATGATCGAGCAAAGCGCAACGATTCCGAAGCGGGTCATGTGGTTCACCAGCCTGGTATCGAAAGCGGAGAATCTGGAACACATCGAACTGGCGCTGAAAAAAGCCCACGTCGTCGATTCGCGCATCATTCCGATGGGCCAGGGTCAGAAACAGAGCCGCATGGTGGCCTGGACCTTTACCGGCAACGGCGACCGCGAGAAATGGCGCAAGGCACGCTGGTCGACCGCAGCAAGCTCATTTGCCGGCACGCCGGAAGCGCAGGGCGAAGTCGCCCCCGAGAGCGCGGCTGACTGA
- a CDS encoding ABC transporter substrate-binding protein, translating into MRHRLVLFVGLLLTLPAMAMSVALLNPGKADEAFWLSSARLMAQAANSLDIRFEVHYAERQHTRLLEIARKIIARPAGERPDYVVFSNDYATGPELLRLFDAAGIKTFMAYSGLSDPADRLAIGLPRTRFKGWLGSLEVHAEDAGYQTARKLIETGRRVGAAGKDGKLHLLALAGDRSTPSSHRRSAGMRRAIAEAPDVVLDQEVFAAWSKDKAAEQAGWLYQRYPDARLVWAGSDLMAFGAMQAWESRGGKAGRDAWFSGINTSNEAMDALKSGRLAALSGGHFIAGAWSLVMLYDYHHGRDFAEEGLELDQSMFASFTPRLADRFLERYGDMRFERIDFKRYSKVLNPSLKRYDFNFEQLLR; encoded by the coding sequence ATGCGTCATCGTCTGGTTTTGTTCGTCGGGCTTTTGTTGACCTTGCCAGCCATGGCCATGTCGGTGGCACTGCTTAATCCGGGCAAGGCTGACGAGGCGTTCTGGCTGTCATCGGCGCGCTTGATGGCGCAGGCTGCGAACAGCCTCGATATTCGTTTCGAAGTTCATTACGCCGAACGCCAGCACACCCGGCTGCTTGAAATCGCCCGGAAGATCATTGCCCGACCAGCCGGGGAGCGCCCCGATTATGTCGTTTTCAGCAACGATTACGCGACTGGGCCTGAATTGCTGCGGCTTTTCGATGCAGCGGGAATCAAGACCTTCATGGCGTACAGCGGGCTTTCGGATCCGGCTGACCGATTGGCCATTGGCCTACCGCGCACGCGCTTCAAAGGCTGGCTCGGGTCGCTGGAGGTTCACGCCGAAGATGCGGGTTACCAGACGGCCAGGAAACTGATTGAAACCGGGCGCCGGGTCGGTGCGGCAGGCAAGGATGGCAAGCTGCATTTGCTGGCGCTTGCCGGTGACCGTTCGACACCGAGTTCGCATCGACGCAGCGCCGGGATGCGGCGAGCCATTGCCGAGGCGCCCGATGTCGTGCTCGATCAGGAAGTGTTCGCCGCCTGGTCGAAGGATAAGGCGGCCGAGCAGGCGGGCTGGCTATACCAGCGTTACCCGGATGCCCGGCTGGTCTGGGCCGGCAGCGATCTGATGGCCTTCGGTGCGATGCAGGCCTGGGAGAGTCGAGGCGGCAAAGCCGGCAGGGATGCCTGGTTCAGCGGCATCAATACGTCGAACGAGGCGATGGATGCGCTCAAGTCGGGCAGGCTGGCGGCGCTGTCCGGCGGACATTTCATCGCCGGTGCATGGTCGCTGGTGATGCTTTACGACTATCACCACGGGCGTGATTTCGCCGAGGAAGGTCTGGAGCTGGATCAGTCGATGTTTGCCTCCTTCACGCCGCGCCTGGCTGACCGGTTTCTTGAGCGGTATGGCGACATGCGTTTTGAACGGATTGATTTCAAGCGTTACAGCAAGGTCCTGAACCCGTCGCTGAAGCGCTACGATTTCAATTTCGAGCAATTGCTGCGTTGA
- the asd gene encoding archaetidylserine decarboxylase (Phosphatidylserine decarboxylase is synthesized as a single chain precursor. Generation of the pyruvoyl active site from a Ser is coupled to cleavage of a Gly-Ser bond between the larger (beta) and smaller (alpha chains). It is an integral membrane protein.), whose product MSDRLAVLPQYLLPKQALTLLAGKLASAEAGAMTTGVINWFVRRYGVNMAEAANPDTASYKSFNEFFTRPLKADARPLAGADFLCPVDGAISQFGPIERDQIFQAKGHTYSTTALVGGDRELAAQFENGSFATLYLSPRDYHRIHMPVDGRLTRMIHVPGALFSVNPTTARGVPGLFARNERVVCVFDSATGPFVLALVGATIVGSMSTVWHGVVNPPRPGVVREWRYDENTAVNLKKGEEMGRFLLGSTVVMLFPKNALNFNPAWAPARPLRMGEVMGHKPG is encoded by the coding sequence GTGTCCGATCGTCTCGCCGTACTGCCCCAATACCTGCTGCCCAAGCAGGCCCTGACTCTTCTGGCCGGAAAACTGGCCAGCGCCGAAGCTGGCGCCATGACCACCGGCGTGATCAACTGGTTTGTTCGCCGCTACGGCGTCAACATGGCTGAAGCAGCCAATCCGGATACAGCCAGCTACAAGAGCTTCAACGAATTCTTTACCCGCCCGCTCAAGGCCGATGCCCGACCACTGGCCGGGGCAGATTTTCTCTGCCCGGTGGATGGAGCGATCAGCCAGTTCGGCCCGATCGAGCGCGACCAGATCTTTCAGGCCAAGGGCCACACTTATTCGACGACCGCCCTGGTCGGCGGCGACCGCGAACTGGCCGCACAATTTGAAAACGGCAGCTTTGCCACGCTCTATCTCAGCCCGCGCGACTATCACCGCATTCACATGCCGGTCGATGGCCGCCTGACGCGCATGATCCACGTCCCGGGCGCATTGTTCTCGGTCAATCCGACCACCGCCCGCGGTGTTCCTGGCCTGTTTGCCCGTAATGAACGCGTCGTCTGCGTCTTTGATTCAGCCACCGGCCCGTTTGTGCTGGCCCTCGTTGGCGCGACCATTGTCGGCAGCATGTCCACCGTCTGGCATGGCGTGGTCAATCCGCCCCGCCCCGGCGTTGTCCGCGAATGGCGCTACGATGAAAATACTGCGGTCAACCTGAAAAAAGGCGAAGAAATGGGCCGCTTCCTGCTCGGCTCAACGGTCGTCATGCTCTTCCCGAAGAATGCGCTCAACTTCAACCCGGCATGGGCGCCTGCTCGCCCCCTGCGCATGGGTGAGGTGATGGGCCACAAACCGGGCTGA
- a CDS encoding nitronate monooxygenase: MKRVDDFRLRLGKHELVPIMIGGMGVDISTADLALEAARLGGVGHISDAMIKTVTDRRYKTKFVKEKLALYKYNAENEDKSPVKFDLGKIAEATRLHVASTMERKQGSGLVFVNCMEKLTMNAPKETLKVRMTAALDAGIDGITLAAGLHLGSFGLIEDHPRFRDAKLGIIVSSVRALQLFLKKTARTNRLPDYIVVEGPLAGGHLGFGMDWAEYDLLTIVTEVIQFLKNEHLDIPVIPAGGIFTGSDASAFLETGSAAVQVATRFTVAKECGLPEKVQQEYFKASEDDIEVNQISPTGYPMRMLKGSPAIGDGIRPNCEAYGYLLDANGKCAYVTAYNREVAAHPEQRKISVMDKTCLCTHMRNFDLWTCGHLTYRLKDTTHKRADGSYQILSAEHIFKDYQFSTDQKLALPAQEA; the protein is encoded by the coding sequence ATGAAGCGTGTGGACGATTTCCGCTTGCGGTTGGGCAAGCATGAGCTTGTGCCTATCATGATCGGTGGCATGGGGGTTGATATCTCGACGGCCGATCTGGCTCTGGAGGCTGCCCGTCTGGGTGGCGTCGGGCACATCTCCGACGCGATGATCAAAACCGTGACAGACCGTCGCTACAAGACGAAATTCGTCAAGGAAAAGCTCGCGCTCTACAAATACAACGCAGAAAACGAAGACAAGTCACCGGTCAAGTTCGACCTTGGCAAAATCGCCGAAGCCACGCGTCTGCATGTGGCCAGCACCATGGAACGCAAGCAGGGCTCCGGCCTGGTTTTCGTGAACTGCATGGAAAAACTGACCATGAACGCCCCGAAAGAGACGCTCAAGGTTCGCATGACGGCTGCGCTCGATGCCGGTATCGACGGCATTACGCTGGCTGCCGGCCTGCATCTCGGCTCGTTCGGTCTGATCGAGGATCACCCGCGTTTCCGCGATGCCAAGCTGGGCATCATCGTTTCCTCGGTTCGTGCGCTGCAACTGTTCCTGAAGAAGACTGCCCGGACCAACCGTCTACCTGACTACATCGTCGTCGAAGGCCCGTTGGCCGGCGGTCACCTTGGTTTCGGCATGGATTGGGCCGAGTACGATCTGCTGACGATCGTTACCGAAGTCATCCAGTTCCTGAAAAACGAACATCTCGACATCCCGGTTATCCCGGCCGGCGGTATCTTCACCGGCAGCGACGCGAGCGCCTTCCTTGAAACCGGCTCGGCCGCCGTGCAAGTGGCAACGCGTTTTACTGTCGCCAAGGAATGTGGTCTGCCGGAAAAAGTCCAGCAGGAATACTTCAAGGCCAGCGAAGACGATATCGAGGTCAACCAGATTTCGCCGACCGGCTACCCGATGCGCATGCTCAAGGGCAGCCCGGCTATCGGCGACGGAATTCGTCCGAACTGCGAAGCCTACGGCTACCTGCTGGATGCCAACGGCAAATGCGCCTATGTCACGGCGTACAACCGCGAAGTGGCAGCGCATCCCGAGCAGCGCAAGATTTCGGTCATGGACAAGACCTGTCTGTGCACGCACATGCGTAATTTTGATCTCTGGACCTGCGGTCACCTGACTTATCGTCTGAAGGATACGACGCACAAGCGGGCCGATGGCAGCTACCAGATCCTGTCGGCTGAACACATCTTCAAGGATTACCAGTTCAGTACCGATCAAAAACTCGCCTTGCCGGCACAAGAGGCCTGA
- a CDS encoding NnrS family protein — MTHPLWLVGFRPFFALACLAGMILPFSWALIFSGSLPAPATSFSAIQWHAHEMFFGFGWAVLGGFLLTSTKNWVNIRGYHGAALIWLAAAWLIERLGMSFGGQWPAPLFALSNNLFLGSIIGMLLWTLLRHRNRDNYRDNAFFIVMLPAFLVAKYLMLHGDHFAAGYNMAIGLFRMAFLVMLERTLTQFMKAAFQVQILRQPKLDMAIKLLGLLMVIEFALPRPLTAAIALLLAALLGVRFIFWKPLLAFKRIDIGIMYVGYLAIVAQLIIEALGQLFNQVWIGSLSVHIFTFGAMGTVIPAMLIRISKGHTGRKVVFDGLDRMALYITLLGLFVRVIAPQWFPERYPMWIHLAASCWLLTFGILGWRYIPILLQPRIDGKEH; from the coding sequence ATGACCCATCCGCTGTGGCTGGTCGGCTTTCGTCCCTTCTTCGCACTGGCCTGCCTGGCCGGGATGATTCTGCCCTTTTCGTGGGCGCTGATCTTCAGCGGCAGTCTGCCGGCACCGGCAACAAGCTTCTCGGCCATCCAGTGGCACGCACATGAAATGTTCTTTGGTTTTGGCTGGGCAGTTCTCGGCGGCTTCCTGCTAACCTCGACGAAAAACTGGGTCAATATTCGCGGCTACCATGGTGCCGCGCTGATCTGGCTGGCGGCCGCCTGGCTGATCGAGCGCCTCGGAATGAGTTTCGGCGGACAATGGCCGGCCCCCTTGTTTGCCCTGTCGAACAACCTTTTTCTCGGCAGCATCATTGGCATGCTGTTGTGGACACTGCTGCGCCACCGCAATCGTGACAACTATCGCGACAACGCCTTTTTCATTGTCATGCTCCCCGCTTTCCTCGTCGCCAAGTACCTGATGCTCCATGGCGACCACTTTGCCGCTGGCTACAACATGGCCATTGGCCTGTTCCGGATGGCTTTCCTGGTCATGCTCGAACGCACGCTGACCCAGTTCATGAAGGCCGCCTTCCAGGTGCAAATCCTGCGCCAGCCCAAACTCGACATGGCAATCAAGCTGCTCGGCTTGTTGATGGTCATCGAATTTGCCCTGCCCCGGCCGTTGACCGCAGCAATCGCGCTGCTGCTGGCCGCGCTGCTGGGCGTGCGTTTCATCTTCTGGAAACCGCTGCTGGCCTTCAAGCGGATCGACATCGGGATCATGTATGTCGGCTACCTGGCCATCGTTGCCCAATTAATCATTGAAGCGCTCGGCCAGCTTTTCAACCAGGTCTGGATCGGCAGCCTTTCAGTCCATATCTTTACTTTTGGCGCCATGGGTACGGTCATTCCGGCCATGCTGATCCGCATTTCAAAAGGCCACACCGGGCGCAAAGTCGTTTTCGACGGCCTCGACCGGATGGCGCTTTACATCACATTGCTCGGCCTGTTCGTCCGGGTCATTGCCCCCCAATGGTTCCCCGAACGCTACCCAATGTGGATCCATCTGGCGGCCAGCTGCTGGTTGCTCACCTTCGGCATCCTTGGATGGCGGTATATTCCCATCCTTTTGCAGCCGCGAATCGACGGCAAGGAACACTGA